In Ruania zhangjianzhongii, the following proteins share a genomic window:
- a CDS encoding helix-turn-helix transcriptional regulator, with the protein MSTGTRALELLGLLQARRHWPGDELARRLGVSQRTLRRDVDGLQELGYPITTTRGTGGGYQLSPGASLPPLVLTEDEAAAVVLGLKETVAGIHTTSGDAAVSAMAKIVQVLPVRIRRRIDSLRNVAIPRAAPRRAGITDVVALTTVALACRDHEALRFTYRARDGQVSERSVHPHRTVSVDDRLYLVAWDLDRGDWRTFRIDRIDNPIRSGQRFVPRRFPGSDPVEFVRSQIRSMPARYPVRATVRAPAERVKEEVGQYGTVESIDDTSCEVFIPSDSLDWAAFCLAATDARFLVHGPPEAIKYMRGWGERLIAATNEGPADAQG; encoded by the coding sequence ATGTCCACCGGCACCCGAGCGCTCGAACTCCTCGGCCTGCTCCAGGCACGACGCCATTGGCCGGGCGACGAGCTCGCACGCCGCCTCGGGGTCAGCCAGCGCACGCTCCGCCGCGACGTCGACGGGCTCCAAGAACTCGGCTACCCGATCACCACGACACGCGGGACCGGCGGCGGGTACCAGCTCAGCCCGGGTGCGTCGCTCCCGCCGCTGGTGCTCACTGAGGACGAGGCTGCTGCGGTTGTCTTGGGTCTCAAAGAGACCGTCGCGGGCATTCACACCACCTCGGGGGATGCCGCGGTCAGCGCGATGGCCAAGATCGTCCAAGTGCTTCCGGTACGCATCCGCCGCCGTATCGACAGCCTCCGGAATGTTGCGATCCCGCGGGCAGCACCTCGGCGGGCCGGGATCACCGATGTCGTGGCCTTGACGACCGTGGCTCTCGCCTGCCGTGACCATGAAGCGCTGAGATTCACCTACCGGGCACGAGACGGTCAGGTCTCGGAGCGAAGCGTCCACCCGCACCGAACCGTGAGTGTGGACGACCGCCTCTACCTCGTGGCGTGGGATCTTGACCGAGGCGACTGGCGCACCTTCCGGATCGACCGGATCGACAACCCGATTCGGAGCGGACAGCGGTTCGTTCCACGCCGATTTCCCGGTTCCGATCCCGTCGAGTTTGTCCGCAGCCAGATCAGGTCGATGCCGGCGAGGTATCCCGTCCGCGCCACGGTCCGGGCACCGGCCGAACGAGTCAAGGAGGAGGTCGGGCAGTACGGGACCGTCGAGTCGATCGATGACACCTCATGCGAGGTGTTCATCCCCTCCGACTCACTCGATTGGGCAGCGTTCTGCCTCGCAGCGACCGATGCTCGCTTCCTCGTCCACGGGCCACCGGAGGCGATCAAGTACATGCGTGGCTGGGGCGAACGCCTGATCGCCGCCACGAACGAAGGACCCGCAGATGCCCAAGGCTGA
- a CDS encoding winged helix DNA-binding domain-containing protein yields MPKADTPTVRPVTDRERRARIGVRHALARSSRVLTPDDAARSVVCLHATDPPSVHLSCWARSDTLSIDDVERALYETRSLVRQQSMRETIFVFPRELVPAVWGSAAARVAAVSRRRLVRDLERWGAVPEGEGAGWLQGAERAVLDHLADGVPRSSRQLREEVAEVGGFIVQSPDKAWGGKVAIAPRLLAQLSMDGVVARAGNAGAWYTSRPLWTTTEAWWGGDVPKALESREGYAELVNRWLWSYGPGTVEDITWWLGSTKATVRATLQDLGAEKVTLDDGSIGWLRPDDLDPVNDPEPWVALLPLLDPTIMGWKGRDFFLGPHGSQLFDSAGNAGTTAWADGQVVGVWVQDAKGVVQLRFLEEIAPLARDALRAEARRLTESLDGQRVFTVYPSPAMQPGIKLPEW; encoded by the coding sequence ATGCCCAAGGCTGACACGCCGACCGTCCGGCCGGTGACGGACCGGGAGCGTCGCGCTCGAATCGGCGTCAGGCACGCTCTCGCCAGATCATCGAGAGTTCTTACTCCCGACGATGCGGCCCGGTCGGTCGTCTGCCTGCACGCGACCGACCCGCCGAGCGTGCATCTGTCCTGCTGGGCGCGCAGCGACACGTTGAGCATCGATGACGTGGAGCGGGCGCTCTACGAGACCCGTTCACTGGTGCGACAGCAGTCCATGCGCGAGACGATCTTCGTGTTCCCCCGCGAACTCGTCCCCGCGGTGTGGGGCAGCGCCGCCGCGCGAGTCGCTGCCGTCTCGCGGCGGCGACTCGTCCGAGACCTCGAACGCTGGGGCGCCGTGCCAGAAGGGGAAGGCGCCGGCTGGCTTCAAGGTGCGGAGCGCGCCGTCTTGGATCACCTTGCCGACGGGGTGCCGCGATCGTCCAGGCAACTGCGCGAGGAGGTGGCGGAAGTCGGCGGGTTCATCGTGCAGTCCCCGGACAAGGCTTGGGGCGGCAAAGTCGCCATTGCACCGAGACTGCTCGCCCAACTCAGCATGGACGGCGTCGTCGCCCGGGCTGGCAATGCCGGGGCGTGGTACACAAGCCGACCGCTGTGGACGACCACTGAAGCATGGTGGGGTGGTGACGTTCCGAAGGCACTCGAATCACGAGAAGGCTACGCCGAGCTGGTGAACCGGTGGCTGTGGTCGTACGGTCCTGGCACGGTCGAGGACATCACATGGTGGCTCGGCAGCACCAAAGCGACGGTGCGCGCGACCCTTCAGGACCTCGGCGCAGAGAAGGTGACTCTGGACGACGGCTCGATCGGCTGGCTGCGGCCAGACGACCTCGATCCCGTCAATGATCCCGAGCCCTGGGTCGCGTTGTTGCCGCTTCTCGACCCCACCATCATGGGCTGGAAAGGGCGAGACTTCTTCCTCGGGCCGCACGGATCCCAGCTGTTCGACAGCGCCGGCAACGCCGGCACCACTGCCTGGGCCGATGGGCAGGTGGTCGGCGTCTGGGTACAGGACGCCAAAGGAGTCGTGCAACTCAGATTCCTGGAAGAGATTGCTCCGCTGGCTCGTGACGCGCTGCGCGCCGAGGCTCGACGGCTCACCGAATCGTTGGACGGTCAACGAGTCTTCACCGTGTACCCGTCACCAGCGATGCAGCCCGGAATCAAGCTGCCGGAATGGTGA
- a CDS encoding AraC family transcriptional regulator, producing MGDIVNAWHPDVPLVQEVLHATFRRHSYPTHTHDSWTVLLIDEGAVAYRLDGAERHAEPSQLTLLPPGVPHDGQSATPGHPFRKRVIYLDPFWLPPRSVDAAAKSPWLCDDGAVQVARYIHGALSSRTDTLSAEYGIHKLQEVAQAQFEHTSVTTRDIPLARRLRELLDDRLTERFTIAEAARTLRSHPNHLVRAFSDAYGIPPHRYVIGRRVDAARRLLLTGMSPANAAAAAGFYDQAHLTRHFRKLLGVTPVDFLLP from the coding sequence GCCACGTTCCGACGGCACTCCTATCCAACGCACACGCACGATTCCTGGACCGTGCTCCTGATCGACGAGGGAGCAGTCGCCTATCGCCTCGACGGTGCCGAACGGCACGCGGAACCGTCCCAACTCACGCTCCTGCCCCCCGGTGTGCCCCACGACGGCCAATCGGCCACGCCAGGACACCCCTTTCGCAAGCGGGTCATTTACCTCGATCCGTTTTGGCTACCACCTCGCAGTGTCGACGCTGCCGCCAAATCGCCGTGGCTGTGCGACGACGGTGCGGTGCAAGTGGCTCGATACATACATGGCGCGCTGTCGTCGCGGACCGACACGCTCAGCGCCGAATACGGCATCCACAAGCTGCAGGAAGTTGCCCAGGCACAGTTCGAGCACACTTCTGTCACCACCAGGGACATCCCTCTCGCACGTCGACTTCGAGAACTTCTCGACGACCGTCTGACCGAACGGTTCACGATCGCGGAGGCCGCGCGCACGCTCCGCAGTCATCCGAACCACCTTGTCCGAGCGTTCTCCGACGCATACGGGATCCCACCACACCGCTACGTGATCGGCAGGCGCGTCGACGCGGCGCGACGCCTCCTGCTCACAGGGATGAGCCCGGCCAACGCTGCTGCGGCCGCTGGCTTCTATGACCAAGCCCATTTGACCCGCCACTTCCGCAAACTTCTCGGTGTGACGCCCGTCGATTTCCTGCTCCCCTGA